One Gossypium hirsutum isolate 1008001.06 chromosome A11, Gossypium_hirsutum_v2.1, whole genome shotgun sequence genomic window carries:
- the LOC107935758 gene encoding transcription factor E2FA, translating to MRLLSFQLTNLFVGISIVFTGCDGLDNGAYHCLKHHRPPTVSFRKFPLFSLLFHSLSNVSTKILTFSLFLFPYCSYTHLVSPRYINLHVRDGLTLPYQPLPTASTAPASTVRPVVRPIRRHLAFDSTKPPFVHPDDYHRFSSSNSRGIVADQEVEAIVVRSPQLKRKSTADKNDVEFSQWTSSPGVTSISNSPFQTPVYAKGGRINNRSKTSKANKSMPHTPVSNAGCRSPLTPAGSCRLDSPLGLLMKKFVNLMKHAEDGILDLNKAAETLEVQKRRIYDITNVLEGICLIEKKFINRVQWKGVGASKPGETDGDVSVIQEEIENLSMEGRRLDDQIREMQERLRDLSENDNNQKYDFLVCLAL from the exons ATGCGTCTTCTCTCTTTTCAGTTAACAAATTTATTTGTGGGTATTTCTATTGTTTTTACAGGTTGTGATGGATTAGATAACGGTGCCTATCATTGTTTGAAACACCATCGACCACCGACAGTTTCTTTTAGAAA ATTCCCTCTCTTTTCCCTCCTTTTCCACTCTCTCTCTAATGTCTCAACTAAAATCCTCACTTTCTCTCTCTTCCTATTTCCCTATTGCAGTTATACCCACCTCGTTTCCCCTCGATATATAAACCTCCATGTCCGGGATGGTCTTACGCTGCCGTATCAACCTCTTCCTACGGCTTCAACAGCACCAGCTTCGACGGTTCGTCCGGTTGTTCGGCCTATACGTCGTCACCTGGCCTTCGATTCGACGAAGCCGCCGTTTGTTCATCCCGATGATTATCACAGATTTTCATCTAGTAATAGTCGTGGAATCGTCGCCGATCAAGAAGTTGAAGCAATTGTTGTGAGATCTCCG CAATTAAAAAGGAAGAGCACAGCAGACAAAAATGATGTTGAGTTTAGCCAATGGACAAGCAGTCCGGGGGTTACCAGCATATCCAACAGTCCTTTCCAGACACCTGTATATGCTAAAGGAGGAAGGATAAATAATAGATCAAAGACATCAAAAGCCAATAAATCAATGCCTCACACACCTGTGTCAAATGCTG GTTGTCGATCTCCTCTTACACCTGCTGGCAGCTGCCGTTTAGATAGTCCTTTAG GTCTGTTGATGAAAAAGTTTGTCAATCTGATGAAGCATGCTGAAGATGGTATCCTTGACCTAAATAAGGCTGCAGAAACATTGGAG GTGCAGAAGAGGAGGATATATGATATAACAAATGTCTTGGAGGGCATTTGTCTTATCGAAAAGAAGTTCATAAACAGAGTACAGTGGAA GGGTGTTGGTGCTTCAAAGCCAGGAGAAACAGATGGCGATGTCTCTGTAATACAG GAGGAAATTGAGAACCTTTCCATGGAAGGGAGGAGATTAGATGATCAAATAAG AGAAATGCAGGAAAGGTTGAGGGATTTGAGTGAGAATGACAACAATCAGAAGTACGATTTTCTTGTCTGCCTTGCACTGTGA